Proteins found in one Desulfovermiculus halophilus DSM 18834 genomic segment:
- the panB gene encoding 3-methyl-2-oxobutanoate hydroxymethyltransferase translates to MSKKKLSRIDLQKMKTEGQPAAWITAYDFPTAQFAEAAGADMILVGDSLGMCVYGYSGTVPVTMDQCIVHCEAVRRAAPNTFIIGDMPFLSYQVSVSEAVYNAGRFHKEAGVDAIKLEGGNRVCDQIKAIADGGMLVMGHIGLTPQSSGQLGGFKAQGRTAETAKAQIDDALAIQEAGAFALLVEAVPPEVCGIIRDTLTIPVYSIGAGVEADGQLMICSDVLGQFQAFTPKFVKKYENIGDKCIKAFENYFAEVKDRSFPAEEHTYKMVDGELDKLQKLLK, encoded by the coding sequence ATGAGCAAAAAGAAACTCTCCCGGATCGATCTGCAAAAGATGAAGACCGAAGGCCAACCCGCGGCCTGGATTACGGCCTACGATTTTCCCACTGCCCAGTTCGCTGAAGCAGCAGGAGCAGATATGATCCTGGTCGGCGATTCCCTGGGCATGTGCGTGTACGGATATTCCGGGACCGTACCGGTGACCATGGACCAATGCATCGTCCACTGCGAGGCAGTCCGCAGGGCGGCCCCGAACACCTTTATAATCGGGGACATGCCTTTTTTGTCCTATCAGGTCAGTGTCAGCGAGGCTGTGTACAATGCCGGACGCTTCCACAAGGAGGCTGGGGTGGATGCCATCAAGCTGGAGGGCGGAAACCGGGTTTGCGATCAGATCAAGGCCATTGCCGACGGCGGCATGCTGGTCATGGGCCATATCGGGCTCACCCCGCAGAGTTCCGGCCAGCTGGGCGGGTTCAAGGCCCAGGGCCGGACAGCGGAGACAGCCAAGGCCCAGATCGACGATGCCCTGGCCATCCAGGAAGCCGGGGCCTTTGCCCTGCTGGTGGAGGCCGTGCCTCCGGAAGTGTGCGGAATCATTCGGGACACCTTGACCATCCCGGTCTATTCCATTGGAGCCGGGGTCGAGGCCGACGGCCAGCTCATGATCTGCAGCGACGTCCTTGGCCAGTTTCAGGCCTTCACTCCGAAGTTCGTCAAAAAATACGAGAACATCGGCGACAAATGCATCAAGGCCTTTGAAAACTACTTTGCCGAGGTCAAGGACAGGTCGTTTCCGGCCGAAGAACACACGTACAAGATGGTGGACGGGGAGCTGGACAAGCTGCAGAAGCTGCTCAAATAG
- a CDS encoding IclR family transcriptional regulator: MPSGKEYYYIASLDKGLRVLELLAEGGAMHVSRIAAALGYNRASAHRFVSTLKDLGYVHQNADGKYELTFKILELSTKLANRFEIRKNASTFMRRLSAEFHETINLGFLDHCEVVHIDKIDSPELLRPDPEIGSRAPAQATALGKAILAFLPQEELTEFLHLVRWKTPTPTTCSGPGDLMQQLTLIRECGYATDNEELCLGLRCVAVPIFDHREYPRYAISISGPSMRMSAQRMKDMSRELLSVGHSLSRRLQQVGG, translated from the coding sequence ATGCCCTCAGGAAAAGAATACTACTATATCGCCTCCCTGGATAAGGGGCTCCGCGTCCTGGAGCTTCTGGCTGAAGGCGGCGCCATGCATGTGAGCCGTATAGCCGCCGCCTTGGGGTACAACCGGGCAAGTGCCCACAGATTCGTCTCCACCCTCAAGGACCTGGGATACGTCCACCAAAATGCAGACGGCAAATATGAATTAACCTTCAAGATTCTGGAGCTGAGCACCAAGCTGGCCAACCGTTTTGAGATCCGCAAGAACGCCTCCACATTCATGCGCAGGCTGTCGGCTGAGTTCCATGAAACCATTAACCTCGGTTTTTTGGACCACTGCGAGGTCGTCCATATAGACAAGATCGACAGCCCGGAACTGTTGCGCCCGGACCCCGAGATCGGCAGCCGGGCCCCGGCCCAGGCAACCGCCCTGGGCAAGGCCATTTTGGCCTTTCTCCCTCAGGAAGAGCTCACTGAATTTTTGCACCTTGTAAGATGGAAAACCCCGACCCCCACGACCTGCTCCGGACCCGGCGACCTCATGCAGCAACTCACCCTGATCCGCGAGTGCGGGTATGCCACGGACAATGAGGAGCTCTGCCTCGGACTGCGCTGTGTAGCTGTACCCATTTTCGACCACCGGGAGTACCCGCGGTACGCCATCAGCATCTCCGGTCCCTCCATGCGCATGTCCGCCCAGAGAATGAAGGACATGAGCCGGGAGCTTCTCAGCGTGGGACACAGCCTGAGCCGGCGCCTGCAGCAGGTGGGCGGCTGA
- a CDS encoding YIP1 family protein — protein sequence MEIKCPECGFVREVPEDKIPPTAKMATCPKCNQKFFFREHADQETSAEDGSWNDQAGQEQSEASAGGQDTEQGAEEDIWTQLESLSGAGSTEGTAGEYSTGEETKRGGRPQKGIPWENLREYGFFPGLIETIKLVMLQPQTFFSRLPLGQGYSKPLIFYLLVAEVQALAQFMWRMAGVAPQGQGGGDFLGLGLAGLSSLLVLILYPVFLAGMLFVVSALNHACLMAVKAGKKGYEGTFKVISYSNAPMVLAVLPLLGPLVGMVWTMVCTFLGFKYVHRTTNMRVLVAMILPLLLLLLLSTFMVSVKG from the coding sequence ATGGAAATCAAGTGCCCGGAATGCGGTTTCGTCCGTGAGGTGCCCGAGGATAAGATCCCCCCTACGGCCAAAATGGCCACCTGCCCCAAGTGCAACCAGAAGTTCTTTTTCCGGGAGCACGCTGACCAGGAGACTTCAGCCGAGGATGGTAGCTGGAATGATCAGGCCGGCCAAGAGCAGAGTGAGGCTTCGGCCGGTGGGCAGGATACTGAACAAGGGGCGGAAGAGGACATCTGGACCCAGTTGGAATCCTTGTCCGGTGCGGGCTCCACAGAAGGGACTGCCGGGGAATACAGCACCGGTGAAGAGACAAAGCGGGGCGGGAGACCCCAAAAGGGTATCCCCTGGGAAAATCTGAGGGAATATGGATTTTTCCCCGGGCTGATAGAGACTATCAAGCTGGTCATGCTGCAGCCCCAGACCTTTTTTTCCCGGCTCCCCCTGGGACAGGGGTACAGCAAGCCGTTGATTTTCTATCTCCTGGTGGCTGAAGTTCAGGCCTTGGCCCAGTTTATGTGGCGAATGGCCGGGGTCGCGCCCCAGGGACAAGGGGGAGGCGATTTTCTGGGGCTTGGCCTGGCCGGGCTGAGCTCACTTTTGGTTTTGATTCTGTATCCGGTATTTCTGGCCGGCATGCTCTTTGTGGTCAGCGCTTTGAACCATGCCTGTCTCATGGCGGTCAAGGCTGGAAAGAAAGGGTATGAGGGGACATTTAAGGTTATAAGCTATTCCAATGCCCCCATGGTTCTCGCTGTGTTGCCCCTGCTCGGTCCCCTTGTAGGGATGGTGTGGACCATGGTCTGTACCTTTCTCGGGTTCAAATATGTCCATCGGACCACCAACATGCGGGTGCTTGTGGCAATGATTCTGCCGCTGCTTCTGCTTCTGCTCTTGAGCACCTTCATGGTTTCGGTCAAAGGATAG
- the ahbC gene encoding 12,18-didecarboxysiroheme deacetylase yields MIGISKLYCDSVEPSDALRYGRRSRDLPSHLLQFAEDKKPVVVWNMTKRCNLHCAHCYARSDETAGEGEMGTDQAKAMIDDLARFGSPVLLFSGGEPLVRSDLLELAHYAVGCGMRAVISTNGTLITREKARELKEVGLSYVGISLDGTQEIHDRFRGVPGAYAKAMQGLENCQQEGLKVGLRFTISRRNQQEVPAIFDLLKDREIPRVCFYHLVYSGRGSELIKEDLDHDETRRIVDLIMDETRDMYVHGLEKEVLTVDNHADGPYVYLRLLRENPQRAEAVMELLSYNEGNNSGRGIGCVSWDGTVYADQFWRNHAFGNVCDRPFSQIWTDSGIELLSRLKDKKAHVTGRCAGCRFLPVCGGNFRARAEAYYGDIWAPDPACYLTDEEIGLK; encoded by the coding sequence ATGATAGGAATTTCCAAACTGTACTGCGACAGTGTCGAGCCTTCGGATGCCTTGCGCTACGGCCGCCGGTCCCGGGATCTGCCGTCCCATCTGCTGCAGTTTGCAGAGGACAAAAAGCCGGTGGTGGTCTGGAATATGACCAAGAGGTGCAATCTGCACTGTGCCCACTGTTATGCCCGCTCGGATGAAACCGCCGGGGAAGGTGAAATGGGCACGGATCAGGCCAAGGCCATGATCGACGATCTGGCCCGGTTCGGGTCTCCGGTGCTGCTCTTTTCCGGGGGCGAGCCCCTGGTCCGTTCCGATCTGCTTGAGCTTGCCCACTACGCCGTTGGTTGCGGCATGCGGGCAGTGATCTCCACCAACGGGACGCTGATTACCCGGGAAAAAGCCAGGGAACTCAAGGAGGTGGGTCTCTCCTACGTGGGCATCTCCCTGGACGGCACACAAGAGATCCACGACAGGTTCCGGGGAGTTCCCGGGGCCTACGCCAAGGCCATGCAGGGCCTGGAAAACTGTCAGCAAGAGGGGCTGAAGGTCGGTCTGCGCTTTACCATCAGCCGGCGGAATCAGCAGGAAGTCCCCGCGATTTTCGACCTGCTCAAGGACCGGGAGATACCCAGGGTCTGCTTCTATCACCTGGTCTACTCCGGCCGGGGGTCGGAATTGATCAAGGAGGATCTGGATCACGACGAGACCCGGCGGATTGTGGATCTGATCATGGATGAGACCAGGGATATGTATGTACACGGCCTGGAGAAGGAAGTGCTCACCGTGGACAACCATGCCGACGGACCCTATGTCTATCTTCGCTTGCTGCGCGAGAATCCGCAGCGGGCCGAGGCGGTCATGGAGCTGTTGTCCTACAACGAAGGCAATAATTCCGGACGGGGAATCGGTTGCGTGTCCTGGGACGGGACGGTGTACGCCGACCAGTTCTGGCGAAATCACGCCTTTGGCAATGTCTGCGACCGGCCCTTTTCCCAGATCTGGACCGACTCAGGCATTGAGCTTCTGTCCCGGCTGAAGGACAAAAAGGCCCATGTCACCGGCCGCTGTGCCGGGTGTCGATTCCTGCCGGTCTGCGGCGGGAACTTCCGGGCCCGGGCCGAGGCCTATTACGGCGATATATGGGCCCCTGATCCGGCCTGCTATTTGACGGATGAGGAGATAGGCCTGAAGTAG
- the hemB gene encoding porphobilinogen synthase — protein sequence MSFFRGRRLRRTEAMRSLVRETELRPQDLIHPFFVLEDDDTQIRKPIASMPGQSQLGLEALVEDVRQARAHGLSNIMLFGIPRHKDERGSQAYASDGIVQQAVTRIKEAVPDMMVITDVCLCEYTSHGHCGLIADGGVQNDPTLELLAQTALSHVRAGADMVAPSDMMDGRVQAIRRALDREGFVDLPVMSYAVKYASAFYGPFRDAAQSAPSFGDRKTYQMDPANALEGLREAEADVQEGADILMVKPALPYLDVLRRIRDRHDLALAAYHVSGEYALIKAAGEKGWVDERQVALESLTSIKRAGASCILTYFARDAVQWLQEY from the coding sequence ATGAGTTTTTTCCGCGGCCGCCGACTGCGGCGGACCGAAGCAATGCGCAGCCTGGTCCGGGAGACCGAGCTGCGCCCCCAGGACCTGATTCATCCATTTTTTGTCCTTGAGGACGATGATACCCAGATTCGAAAGCCTATCGCCTCCATGCCGGGGCAAAGTCAGCTCGGGCTGGAGGCCCTGGTTGAGGATGTCCGGCAGGCCAGGGCTCACGGCCTCTCGAATATCATGCTCTTTGGCATCCCCAGGCACAAGGATGAGCGGGGAAGCCAGGCCTACGCTTCGGACGGGATCGTGCAGCAGGCCGTGACCAGAATAAAAGAAGCGGTCCCGGATATGATGGTCATTACCGATGTCTGCCTCTGCGAATACACCTCCCATGGTCATTGCGGGTTGATTGCAGACGGAGGGGTCCAGAATGATCCGACCCTGGAGCTGTTGGCTCAGACCGCGCTTTCTCATGTCAGGGCCGGGGCGGACATGGTGGCTCCGTCGGATATGATGGACGGCAGGGTTCAGGCTATTCGCCGGGCCTTGGACCGGGAAGGATTCGTCGACCTGCCGGTCATGTCTTATGCAGTCAAGTACGCTTCGGCCTTTTACGGCCCGTTTCGGGATGCAGCCCAGAGTGCACCCAGCTTCGGAGACCGCAAGACCTATCAGATGGACCCGGCCAACGCCCTGGAAGGCCTGCGGGAGGCAGAGGCGGATGTGCAGGAAGGCGCGGACATTTTGATGGTCAAGCCGGCCCTGCCCTACCTTGACGTGCTGCGAAGGATCCGGGACAGGCATGACCTGGCCTTGGCCGCGTACCATGTTTCCGGGGAGTACGCCCTGATCAAGGCAGCGGGGGAAAAGGGCTGGGTCGATGAGCGGCAGGTGGCCCTGGAGAGCCTGACCAGCATCAAGCGGGCCGGAGCATCCTGCATTTTGACCTACTTCGCCCGGGATGCGGTTCAGTGGTTGCAAGAGTATTAA
- the ahbD gene encoding heme b synthase produces the protein MHSSTHPPHLRLIAWEVTRACNLACKHCRAEARQEPFPGELSTQEAKALIDTVPQTGSPIIIFTGGEPLLREDVFDLAGHAREQGLRCVMAPNGTLINAENARAMRESGIERVSISIDGPDEKSHNEFRGVPGAFEASMHGIEYLKQAGIPFQINTTVTRNNLGSFGDIFSLARQLGAVAWHIFLLVPTGRGAELQDEIISAQEYERILNWFYDFRRQTDMHLKATCAPHYHRILRQRAQEEGTAVTQENFGLDAVSRGCLGGIGFCFISHSGQVQPCGYLELDCGQIREQPFPEIWANSPQFQALRDPSAYQGKCGICEYHRVCGGCRARAQTMNGHYLAEEPLCSYIPKKAGK, from the coding sequence ATGCATTCATCCACTCATCCTCCACATCTGCGGCTTATTGCCTGGGAAGTGACCCGGGCCTGCAATCTGGCCTGCAAGCACTGCAGGGCCGAGGCTAGACAGGAACCTTTTCCTGGAGAATTAAGCACCCAGGAGGCCAAGGCCCTGATCGACACCGTTCCCCAGACCGGGAGTCCGATCATTATATTTACCGGCGGAGAGCCCCTGCTCAGGGAGGATGTCTTTGACCTGGCGGGTCATGCCCGGGAGCAGGGACTTCGCTGTGTCATGGCCCCGAACGGGACACTGATCAATGCTGAAAATGCAAGGGCTATGCGCGAATCAGGCATTGAGCGGGTGTCAATCTCCATCGACGGGCCGGACGAAAAAAGCCACAACGAGTTCCGGGGAGTCCCAGGGGCCTTCGAGGCCTCCATGCACGGGATTGAGTACTTAAAGCAGGCCGGCATCCCCTTTCAGATCAATACGACTGTGACCAGAAACAACCTGGGCAGCTTCGGGGACATCTTCAGCTTGGCCCGGCAGCTCGGGGCTGTGGCCTGGCACATATTTCTCCTGGTTCCCACCGGCAGGGGCGCTGAACTCCAGGATGAAATCATCAGCGCCCAGGAATATGAACGGATTCTGAACTGGTTCTACGATTTTCGACGTCAGACCGACATGCACCTTAAGGCCACATGTGCCCCGCATTATCATCGGATCCTGCGCCAGCGGGCTCAAGAGGAGGGGACTGCGGTGACCCAGGAAAACTTCGGCCTGGACGCAGTCAGCCGCGGATGTTTGGGCGGTATCGGCTTCTGCTTCATCTCCCATTCCGGCCAGGTCCAGCCCTGTGGATATCTGGAGCTGGATTGCGGGCAGATTCGAGAACAGCCCTTTCCGGAAATCTGGGCCAATTCGCCACAGTTTCAGGCCCTGCGCGACCCGTCCGCATACCAGGGCAAGTGCGGAATCTGTGAATATCACCGGGTCTGCGGGGGGTGCCGGGCCAGGGCCCAGACCATGAACGGCCACTACTTGGCCGAAGAGCCCCTCTGCTCATATATCCCCAAAAAAGCTGGGAAATAA